GCTGGTGATGGAGAAAGTAATTTAGGGTTATCTATAAACTTTTCTTTCTGAAGCAAGAAAAACTAGTTAGAATTAAATTATAGTAAGTGGCAATTTCTACTCAACTACTTTGTTATAACAAAAAGTTGTTCAGTACGAAATTGGCTTTCATTGTCAAGGTAAATATTGATACAAAGCTCTCATTCTAGGTAAATTAATGAGTTTTGAACCACCCGATCCCTTAAAACTATTTGAATCAATAAGAAGAATCATAGATGCGATTGTTAGTTTTGTTAGAGCTAATCAATGGTCAAATTTATTAATATTAATTGGTACTCTTCTCGCTCTAATCCTGATAATTGATAGAGTTCTATTTGATAAGCTCATCACTGCATCCTTACCTAAAGATTATCCCATTGTTTTCTTAGTAATTGAGCTGCTGATTTTCATAACTGCTATTGCACTTAAACTCTTCAATTTAGATCGACCATTATCTCCTAGATTACGAAGGATTTTGTTGCTACTTATGAGTGGCACAGTCCTAATTTATTTAATTGCTGGATTAATATTTCAGCATTTAATTGCTGGATTAATATTTCAGCCTTCAACTACTCAGTTTAAATGCTCAGATGGTAACGAATATTGCTTTAGTTGGGGTGAGAGAGTTTTAATTTCAGAAGATAGCCTAGAAGCTACTAGAAAGGAGAGTTGTATGAATAACTTCAATCTTAAAAAAAACGGCACGCAAAGCTACGGTAAAAATACGGAAGAAGGCTTCGACGAAGCTGAAGCTCAATTCAGACAATATATTGATAAACAGAAGTGTCCAAACGATCCAGAAGCGCATATTTACTTAAATAACGCCAAATACTTAAAGAACGCCAAAGCTCAGATGAGCGAAAAAAATCTTGTTAGAGTTGCTGTAAGTGTTCCAATTAGTAGAAGTAATTCTAAAGGTGTCTCTGAAGCACAAGAAACTTTGAGAGGCATTGCTCTAGCTCAGTATAAGGTGAATGATAAAAAAGTTAATGGTATTGATGGAAAAAAACTAATAGTTGGCATTGCTGATGACGGCTTCAATAATGCTAAAGAGGTAGCCAAATTTTTAGTAGGAAGACCACCGATTTTGGGCGTAATTGGACACTCTACAAGTACTACTACTAAAGATGCTAGACCAATCTATCAAGAAGAGGGAGTTGTTGCTATTTCTCCTAGTAGTACTTTTGTTAGTTCTGATCGGTCGAGCGACAATGATTATGTATTTCGTACTGCTTCTAATGACAGCATTGCAGTAAAACAACTAGTCAAATACATTAGCAATCATACAAAAATCAAAAAGATAGCGATTGTTCATGACAATGACATATATAGTGAAAGTTATAAAAAGATGTTTGAAAAAGAATTTAAATTTCTGGGAAATGGCTCTGAAGTTATCAATGAAAGCAACACAGGCTGCGATCTAAGCAACGATAACTTTGACGATGATGAGTGTTTAGAAAAAGTAGGAAAACAAGCAGAAGCACTGCTACTAGCTCCAAGTTCTCCAAGAGCAAAGAACGAACTAGTTCTATCTATCCTCAGAAAGGCAACTATACCTCTCTTTGGAGCAGATAGTATGTATAACTTAGAAGTTGCAAAAGCGCTTAACGATGCAAATAAGAGAATCATAGTTGCTGTTCCTTGGCATAGAAATAATCCTTGGTTGCCTTTACAACAAGATGCCTATATCTACTTCGGTCAACATGCTATCAACTGGAATACGGCGATGGCGTATGATGCGACTTTAACTCTCGCTGAGGGTTTGCAAAAGGCATCCAAAACCTGCTCATTTTGGGATAAAAAGCTAGAGAATCACTTCAATACAGATAAATGTCTCCGTATCGAGCTAAAGAATGTATTGTCAAAGCCTGATTTTTTTGTAGTAGAAGAGAGTGCTGTTGAAGGAGGAGTTATTCAGTTTGACGCATTTGGCGATCGCTGTGCTGAAGAAACAGACAAAGAGGCTAAAGAAGGCGGATACTGCGGACAGACTAACAACAAGATAGGCGTTTTAGTTGAAGCTAAAAATGGGAATTTTTTTCGCATTGATTTACCAAATAAAAAACTCTAAAAAGAGGATGGATTTTAAACTAAACTAATTGTGCTTGAAAACTCACGCGATCGCACCCCAGTTAAATTGCGATCGCAGCAGCAGTACTTTGAAGTTGCTGATGAGATTCTAGCAGCTATCCTACTTTCATTTAGAATAGGATGAATGTAACTTCCGATCAGGAGTCTTTATAATGGCAACAGCATTCAATCAAGAGTCAGAGATAGAGAGAACAGAACGGGGACTGATAATCGCAGGCACGCGCATCACGCTTTATGATGTGATGGACTACTTCACTGCTGGCTATCCAGCAAAACTCATTCGTGAGAAACTCGGTCTTACGGATGCTCAAATTGATGCTGCTCTCTCGTATATTGAAACTCATCAAGCTGAAGTGATTGCTGAGTATCAAGAAGTTTTGCTAATTGCCGAAGACAATCGGCAATACTGGGAAGAACGCAATCGAGAACACTTTGCTCGTCTTGCTGCAAAGTCTCCGCAACCAGGACAAGACACTCTCCGAGCTAAACTTCAAGCTTGGAAAGACAGGCTTGAGTCCAAAGTATGAATTTTTTGATCGACTACAATTTAAGAGGACAAGCAACTCTGCTTTGGGGTACGCTCGCATCTGAGGGATGGCTTGAACTTGTACCTACTTGCTTCGTTGGGTTCGAGGAAGTTGGCTTAGTCAAAAATAGTAGCGATCGTTTGGTATGGCAAGTAGCTCAAACCAATCAGATGATTATTCTGACCGCTAATCGCAACATGAAAGGAAACGATTCGCTAGAACAAGTGATTCGCGAAAACAACACAATGACATCACTTCCAGTTGTGACGATTGGTAATAAAGAAAGACTCGATGAGCAGATTTATCGCGAACGATGTGCCAGTCGTTTAATAGAGATTTTGTTGGATATTGAGAACTATATGGGAGTCGGTCGGGTCTATATTCCTTAGCTCTATCTTCACTAATTCTGAAAGTGTTTTGGTAAATTTACTTAATTCTTGATTAAATTACCCGTAGAAAAACTTTGATAAGTGAGTTAATTTTGCGCCCATTATACTCAAAAGCTTACGCGATCGTACCTTAATTAAATAATTTACAATCGCAGTGGCGCTGAGCCGAACGAACGTTTGCTACGATCGCAGCAGAGATTCTGACGTTGATTATGACACTAGCAATTGAGGCTGAACTTGCACCACTGAAAACCAATGCTGATGGTGTAGTTTTGGTAGGCAAAACTCGTGTAACCCTTGATACTGTAGTTGCTGTTTTCCAGCAAGGAGTAACAGCCGAGGAAATTGTCTATCGCTATCCATCGCTGAAGCTAGCTGATGTATATGCCACAATCGCCTTTTATCTCAATCATCAGCAAGAGGTTGAAACATACCTAAAACAACGCCAGCAGCAGGCGCAGGAAGTTCGCATGATGAACCAAGCAAAGTTTGACCCCCAAGGCTTACGTGACAGATTATTGACTCGTAAAGCTGAACAAGAAGCGTGTTAAAATTGCTTGCCGACGAGAATTTTGATAATACCGTCGTGAGAGGATTATTGCGACGCAACCCGAATATTGATATTGTTCGAGTTCAAGACGTTGGATTGTCGGGTGAGCATGACCCAACTATTTTGACATGGGCAGCCCAAGAAAATCGGGTATTGCTCACTCACGATGTTGCTACGATTACACGCTATGCCTACGAACGGATCGCCCAAGGTCAGCCAATGCCAGGAGTGATTGAGGTTGGCGTAGATGTATCAATTGGTAAGGTGATAGAGGACATTCTTATCATTTTAGAGTGTAGTCTGGAGGGAGAATTAGAAGGACAAATTCAATATTTGCCACTGTAGCTTTTAGACTTTTGTGAAAAAACATCTCTTCCCAAAATTCTCTTTTCATTGTCGATATAATCAATTTAAAAACTAACGCGATCGCACCCTAGTTAAATTGCGATCGAATACAGATTTATATTACCTAAAATTCCTAATTCAAATTCTAAATTCATGTTCTATCAGAAATGATACGGAGGTAGATAGTGCTACCTTGTGCCTATAATGCCCCTTATCCTTCAAGATTGAATGTCTGCAATCTTATGAACTCATCCTCTCTCAAATGACTCTACAAGTCGTCGAACAATACTCTGGGTAACATCAAGTAACATCGTGCGATCGCCGCATCGTTTCGTTTACACTACAAAAAACTACAAAAACTGCTCTACCCTCGATTATGCTGTATAACTTCAGTACATCTACATTTGTTCAGCTGCCAACCGTGTAAAGTAAAGCTATTTCCGAGAAAATCGCCCCTGCGACTACCAAGAGCGAGCGGCGTGAATTATAAAATTTTTATGTGAATTTTGCCACTACCTGCCTGGACTTCCAGCTATTGTCTAGAACTATAACTTGCATTTAATGGTAGCCACTAATGCTAGATATAAGTTAAAGATGGAAATAGTTTGGTAGGAGAGGCTGGAGCTATGCCCACCGCAGCGATCGCTTTCTGCAATAGGCACTTGATGCTGACCCAATCCAATCGTACTAGGAGTGAACTATTGACATCCGACCGATAAATCCTTAATTCTGATTTTTCAGCCGCAGCCGCTATTTTTCCTTTAGGTTCTCATGTCAACTCTCGTTATCGTCGAATCCCCCACCAAAGCACGCACCATCCGTAACTACCTACCAAGGGACTTTCGGGTAGAAGCGTCTATGGGTCACGTACGCGACCTACCCCAATCAGCCACCGATATTCCCGCCAACGTTAAAGGGGAAAAATGGGCGCAGTTGGGCGTGAATGTGGAAAGTGACTTTGAACCGCTGTACGTGATTCCCAAGGATAAAAAGAAAATTGTCACGCAGCTCAAAGAAGCACTAAAATCTGCTGACGAACTCGTACTGGCGACAGACGAAGACCGAGAGGGCGAAAGCATTAGCTGGCACTTGTTGCAGCTACTCCAGCCAAAAGTTCCGGTCAAGCGGATGGTATTCCACGAAATTACCCAAGACGCAATCCGCAAAGCGCTGAAAAATTGCCGCACCGTTGACGAACAACTCGTCCGCGCCCAAGAAACGCGCCGAATACTCGATCGCCTGGTAGGATACACCCTATCCCCCCTACTGTGGAAAAAAATAGCCAAAGGGCTATCCGCCGGACGAGTCCAGTCAGTTGCAGTCAGACTTTTAGTTAACCGCGAACGGCAACGCCGCGCTTTCCGCCAAGGGAGTTACTGGGATCTCAAAGCCACCTTGGAGGCGAAAGGCAAAGAGGCGAAAGGTGAATTTGAAGCCAAACTCACCACCCTAGCTGGTACAAAAGTCGCCAATGGCAGCGATTTTGACCCAGATACAGGGCAGATCGTTGCCGGACGCAATGTTGTTTTATTGAATGAAACCCAAGCCAGGGAACTACTAGAGCGTTTAACGGGCAAACCTTGGACGGTGACGGATTTAGAAGAACGTCCTACGACGCGCAAACCCGCACCACCCTTTACCACCTCTACCCTGCAACAGGAATCTAACCGCAAACTGCGCTTGTCGGCGCGGGACACGATGCGGGTCGCCCAAAACCTCTACGAACAGGGATATATTACCTACATGCGTACCGACTCGGTGCATTTATCCGAGCAGGCGATCGCAGCTGCCCGTAGTTGCGTCGAGCAGATGTATGGCAAAAATTATCTCAGTCCCCAACCGCGCCAGTACTCCACCAAAAGTAAAGGCGCACAAGAAGCACACGAAGCCATTCGCCCGGCTGGGAGCAGCTTCCGCACGCCCAAGGAAACAGGTTTGAGCGGCAGAGAATTCGATCTCTACGATTTGATCTGGAAGCGCACTGTGGCGACCCAGATGGCAGACTCGCGCCAAACTCAAGTTATCGTGCAATTGCAGGTAGAAGACGCAGGGTTTAGGTCTAGTGGGAAGCGAATTGATTTTCCTGGCTTCTTACGCGCTTACGTGGAAGGTTACGACGACCCAGAAGCAGCATTAGAAGATCGGGAAGTCATTCTACCACCGCTGAAAAAAGGCGATCGCCCCGACTGCAAAAACCTAGAGGCGATCGGACACGAAACCCAACCCCCTGCGAGATATACGGAAGCTTCTCTCGTTAAAACACTAGAAAGCGAGGGTATCGGTCGCCCCAGTACCTACGCCAGCATCATCGGTACGATTGTAGACCGAGGCTATGCCCAAATCGTCAGCAACGCCCTCGTTCCTACTTTCACCGCCTTTGCTGTCACTGCCTTGTTAGAACAGCATTTTCCTGACTTGGTAGACCCTAGCTTTACCTCCAAAATGGAGCAAACCTTGGATGATATTGCTACGGGTGAAGCAGCTTGGTTGCCATATCTCCGCAAGTTTTATTCAGGCGATGCGGGACTGGAAACTCTAGTTAAGGCACGGGAAAGTCAAATTGAAGCCAACGTTGCGAGAACAGTCGCTTTTGATGACTTAGAAGCAAAAGTCCGCATCGGTAGTTACGGTCCTTATATCGAAGCACAGAACGGTAGCGATACTGTGACTGCTTCCATTCCTAAAGACTGGACTCCGGCAGATTTAGATGCCGAATTAGTGGAAAAGTTGCTCAAACAGAAAACCGAAGGACCGGACAAAGTAGGGATTCACCCTGAAACTGGAGAGCCGATCTATGTCAAGATCGGTCCTCACGGTCCTTACGTGCAACTAGGGGAAAAAACTGAGGATAAGCCCAAACCCAAGCAAGCCTCGTTGCCTAAAGGTGTCACGCCCGATAACCTCACCCTAGAGACAGCTGTTGGTTTGCTATCTCTACCGCGGCTACTTGGTACTCACCCAGCAACGGGAGGCAAAATTCAAGCTAGTATTGGACCCTATGGACCTTATGTCGTCCACGACCAAGGTAAGGAAGGCAAAGACTATCGATCGCTTAAAGTCAGTGACAACGTATTGACAGTGACTCTAGAACGGGCGCTAGAGATTCTTGCCGAACCCAAGAAAGGACGACGTACCAGCAGCAAATCCAAATCAGCATTACGCGAGTTGGGCGCTCATCCGGGGGACGGAGAACCAGTCAACATCTTCGAGGGTCCCTATGGGCTTTACGTCAAGCACGGAAAGACCAATGCGGGATTACCAGAGGGGCAAAAAGTCGAAGATATGACTTTAGATAAGGCGTTAGAACTATTAGCCTCAAAGGAATCGAGCGCTAAAAAATCGACGAAGCGCAAATCTACTAAGGCAAGTGCTAACGGTAATGGGACTGCAACTACAGCCAAGAAAAAAACCGCTAGCAGCACTCGCAAGACAACGACTGCTTCTAAATCAAAAACTAAGACTTCATAGAGTCTTAACTGGTTATAAGTTCGATCGTAGAGACGCAAGCGCTTGCGTCTCTATATTTTTTGGAGATACGGAATACACCCGTATTTTTACGGTCGTCGATCGCAATTCCC
This window of the Chroococcidiopsis thermalis PCC 7203 genome carries:
- a CDS encoding ABC transporter substrate-binding protein, with amino-acid sequence MSFEPPDPLKLFESIRRIIDAIVSFVRANQWSNLLILIGTLLALILIIDRVLFDKLITASLPKDYPIVFLVIELLIFITAIALKLFNLDRPLSPRLRRILLLLMSGTVLIYLIAGLIFQHLIAGLIFQPSTTQFKCSDGNEYCFSWGERVLISEDSLEATRKESCMNNFNLKKNGTQSYGKNTEEGFDEAEAQFRQYIDKQKCPNDPEAHIYLNNAKYLKNAKAQMSEKNLVRVAVSVPISRSNSKGVSEAQETLRGIALAQYKVNDKKVNGIDGKKLIVGIADDGFNNAKEVAKFLVGRPPILGVIGHSTSTTTKDARPIYQEEGVVAISPSSTFVSSDRSSDNDYVFRTASNDSIAVKQLVKYISNHTKIKKIAIVHDNDIYSESYKKMFEKEFKFLGNGSEVINESNTGCDLSNDNFDDDECLEKVGKQAEALLLAPSSPRAKNELVLSILRKATIPLFGADSMYNLEVAKALNDANKRIIVAVPWHRNNPWLPLQQDAYIYFGQHAINWNTAMAYDATLTLAEGLQKASKTCSFWDKKLENHFNTDKCLRIELKNVLSKPDFFVVEESAVEGGVIQFDAFGDRCAEETDKEAKEGGYCGQTNNKIGVLVEAKNGNFFRIDLPNKKL
- a CDS encoding DUF433 domain-containing protein, translated to MATAFNQESEIERTERGLIIAGTRITLYDVMDYFTAGYPAKLIREKLGLTDAQIDAALSYIETHQAEVIAEYQEVLLIAEDNRQYWEERNREHFARLAAKSPQPGQDTLRAKLQAWKDRLESKV
- a CDS encoding DUF433 domain-containing protein, with the protein product MTLAIEAELAPLKTNADGVVLVGKTRVTLDTVVAVFQQGVTAEEIVYRYPSLKLADVYATIAFYLNHQQEVETYLKQRQQQAQEVRMMNQAKFDPQGLRDRLLTRKAEQEAC
- a CDS encoding DUF5615 family PIN-like protein; this translates as MLKLLADENFDNTVVRGLLRRNPNIDIVRVQDVGLSGEHDPTILTWAAQENRVLLTHDVATITRYAYERIAQGQPMPGVIEVGVDVSIGKVIEDILIILECSLEGELEGQIQYLPL
- the topA gene encoding type I DNA topoisomerase, giving the protein MSTLVIVESPTKARTIRNYLPRDFRVEASMGHVRDLPQSATDIPANVKGEKWAQLGVNVESDFEPLYVIPKDKKKIVTQLKEALKSADELVLATDEDREGESISWHLLQLLQPKVPVKRMVFHEITQDAIRKALKNCRTVDEQLVRAQETRRILDRLVGYTLSPLLWKKIAKGLSAGRVQSVAVRLLVNRERQRRAFRQGSYWDLKATLEAKGKEAKGEFEAKLTTLAGTKVANGSDFDPDTGQIVAGRNVVLLNETQARELLERLTGKPWTVTDLEERPTTRKPAPPFTTSTLQQESNRKLRLSARDTMRVAQNLYEQGYITYMRTDSVHLSEQAIAAARSCVEQMYGKNYLSPQPRQYSTKSKGAQEAHEAIRPAGSSFRTPKETGLSGREFDLYDLIWKRTVATQMADSRQTQVIVQLQVEDAGFRSSGKRIDFPGFLRAYVEGYDDPEAALEDREVILPPLKKGDRPDCKNLEAIGHETQPPARYTEASLVKTLESEGIGRPSTYASIIGTIVDRGYAQIVSNALVPTFTAFAVTALLEQHFPDLVDPSFTSKMEQTLDDIATGEAAWLPYLRKFYSGDAGLETLVKARESQIEANVARTVAFDDLEAKVRIGSYGPYIEAQNGSDTVTASIPKDWTPADLDAELVEKLLKQKTEGPDKVGIHPETGEPIYVKIGPHGPYVQLGEKTEDKPKPKQASLPKGVTPDNLTLETAVGLLSLPRLLGTHPATGGKIQASIGPYGPYVVHDQGKEGKDYRSLKVSDNVLTVTLERALEILAEPKKGRRTSSKSKSALRELGAHPGDGEPVNIFEGPYGLYVKHGKTNAGLPEGQKVEDMTLDKALELLASKESSAKKSTKRKSTKASANGNGTATTAKKKTASSTRKTTTASKSKTKTS